DNA sequence from the Hoylesella buccalis ATCC 35310 genome:
CTGGATGTGTGCATACTGGATGCGTCGGTTGAGGAAGAAAAGAAGAACCAATAAGGCTACAAGGACGAGGTAGGGGAGAAGGCTACCATCTGTGATGAAATGTCCTATGCCAGTATAAAAGTCAAACAGGTGATCTATTCTGGCATGCTTGCCTAAATACCAAGGCATGGCCATGATGGCATAAACCACGCCCACCAATATCCACCAAAGTGCGCTGTCATTGGTTAAGGTTCGTGCAATATAATACCATTGTGTATTGATCAGCATGAGTAGCCAAAAGAAGAATAACACGCCGAGTGATACCCATACACCAGAACTGAAGACGACCGACATCAGTACATAGGGAACATAAAAGGAGAACCAGGTGAAGTTGTATCCAGAAAGAAGTGATGTTCCGATGAAATTGTCAATGCAAGCATACTTGGAAATGGGCAACAGAACGTAGGGCTTAATGAGCTGTGCGGGGATTTCTTGGAAGGCAAATCTAAATAAAAAATCAAGCACAAGGATGAAAGGAACTGTTCCGCAGACGAATTCAACTGGGGTGTAGGAGCGGCTGTCATTGGCTGCCAATGAAAAAAGAATGGCGATGAAGCAAAAATAAACGAACCCAAAAATGGTCATTCCCCACATGACGTACTTGGCAGCCTTGTTTTGTTCAAAACTTAAATTGCGTTTCTCGGCTAGTTTCCGATGGCGCCAAATCATCTTGAACAAGTCAAATCGTTGTTTGAAATCTGCTAACAGCTGTGATCGTTCCATTGACTTCATGTGGTTAAATATTGATAGGTGATTTCTTGTTCGCTAGCTTGGCTGTGACTATCTCAAGTCAATAACCTCGGCAGACGGCAAGTCTTTCGATTGGAATACGAAAGTGCTGTTGGGAAGGTTCTTGGCTTTAAAGTTGCTGATGTTGATGACGGTCCAGCTACCCCCTTGTTTGATTTTTACTTGCGACGGATTGTAGGTTCGCTTGTTGATGGAGATGTACATTTCAGGTATGCCATTGTTCTTGTTTTGGGCAACCATGTGTACTTCGTAATTGTTTCCTTTTACACGGTGACTCAGTCGATATCCCGCCTTATACATGTTGATGAAGGTGTAGGGATTCATGGAGATTTGCTGCGAACGCGATGGGGTAGAGATGTTCACCTCGTTGGTGCTCTTCATGTAGCTCCACTGCGTTTTGCCGTCAAACCACACCATGGCTTGGGGTGTTCGTGCATGAAACTTGTTGCCCTTGATGGCAATAGTACCGGAAGTCTTTCCCATTTTCGCACTTGCAATCGTGAAGTTTACACTCGCACCACCTGCTCTTCCAACCACTTGGGCTGTCCTATCCAGTATTTTTCGGGTCTGCGAATTACTTTGACTGCTTGCATTTGTATATAAGGTGACTGCAAATAGGAATATAATTACTCTCTGTACGTTTAAAAATAG
Encoded proteins:
- a CDS encoding LolA-like putative outer membrane lipoprotein chaperone, giving the protein MKRYLFLNVQRVIIFLFAVTLYTNASSQSNSQTRKILDRTAQVVGRAGGASVNFTIASAKMGKTSGTIAIKGNKFHARTPQAMVWFDGKTQWSYMKSTNEVNISTPSRSQQISMNPYTFINMYKAGYRLSHRVKGNNYEVHMVAQNKNNGIPEMYISINKRTYNPSQVKIKQGGSWTVINISNFKAKNLPNSTFVFQSKDLPSAEVIDLR